A window of Oscillatoria sp. FACHB-1407 genomic DNA:
AACGCCACCCTCCTGTAAGGAGATAGGGGGGATCGATACTCAGAACCCAAACTATTTGGAACTAGCTCTCAACCGCTTGCTGATCCACGTAACAGTTGCGATCGCCATCAAACCAATACCCATTGATGGTTCAGGCACAGGTTCAGGGCGACCATATGGATCACGGAGTAGAACTTCTAACCCGGCTCCAGTAGGGCCACCACTGTTTTCAGGCAACCCTAACGTTTCAGTCGTAAACGTCTTGAAGAAGTTTTTGATGAAATCAATGGTCGCTTGATCAGTAATCGGTTGACTGTTACTGTTAGTGTTGCTAACAGATAATGCTGTACCTGAGGAACTGTTAGCCGCGAGTGAAGAACCACCAAAATCAACTAACGCCCCTGTGGATGCATCCAGTTTTGCAGACCAAGTGTCTACAGCCCCAGTATTAACACCCCCTAAGGATCCTTGAGTGATGCCTGTAACATATACATCATCACCGTTTGCAGTCACAGCATAAGCTTGGTCAAAGGCAGATGTTCCAAACTGTTGGAGCCAAATTTGGTTGCCATCAATATCATACTTAGCTACCCAGGGGTCAAAGGAACCAGCATTTCCTCCAACAAAACCACCTGTGGTATATCCAGTTAAAAAGATGTTGTCACTGTCATCAATGAACAGATCAAACCCTTCATCATCACCACTCGTTCCAAACTGTCGAACCCAAATCTGATTGCCTAAACTGTCGTATTTAGTTAAAAAGACATCATAGGAACCAGCGTTTCCTTCTTCTACTAGTGAACCAAGTGTCCATCCGGTTGTGTAAACATTTCCTTGGCTGTCAGTATCGACACCCCAACCCCATTCATAATCTGAGGTGCCAAACTGCCGAATCCACTCCAACTCGCCATTATTGTCAAACTTACTGATGTAAGTGTCGTAAGCTCCAGCGTTGGGACCAGCCAAATCACCAAGCGTCCACCCAGTTGTATAAACGCTGCCATCGTTGCTGACGGTAACGTCATACGATTCATCAAACGCGTCGTCTACACTCCCCGTTTCTGTAAAGAATACTTGATTGCCATCGGTGTCAAACTTAGCTACCCAGAAATCGTCTGTTGCGATGTCTGTTTCTGAGGGTTTAACATCAATGCCAGTTAAATAGGCATTACCTTCAGCGTCAACATCAATGCCAAAGGTTTGGAAGATGGAATTTTGCCCAAACTGTTGAATCCAGAGTTGGTTTCCTTCGCTGTCATATTTAGCGACAAATGCCTCAGAGTCAATCGCTTGCTTGTCTCTTGCCAAATCTCCGCCAGTAATTCCGGCAACATAGAAGTTACCTTCAGCATCAGTTTCGATACCAGAGATGGTTTCAAACTGAGAGGTGCCAAATTGCTGTGTCCAGATCAGGTTTCCATCGCTGTCATATTTGCTGATTACAGCATCGCGAGAGTTATTCGCATCATCATCGTCTGTTCCGCCTGCAATATAGACATTGCCATTAGAATCTGTTGCTGTCGTAGCAGCGATGTCAAAGTTTGAGGTTCCTTGTTGCTGCGCTTGTGGTACTCCGGGTCCTGGAGGTGGAGTTGTGCCTTGGAATGCAAAATAGCTTTCATTCAAGCTCAAATTTGTGTTTCCAAGCAGAAAACTGACGACATCTGCACCCGCTTGAGTTTGCTGAAGAATGGCTGATCCAATCCCCAAATCCAGAATTTGATAGTTGTTTGCAGAACCATAAAGCTCGATAGAATCGAGTTGTGGGTTGAAGTCAGCAATAAAGCCAAAGTCATTCAAGCCAAAGTTAGTTGAGGTACCGTTATTGTAGTAACCCCGTGTGAAGTCTCCCAGGACAAAGGTGTCATTCCATTGACGGAAAAGAGGATCGTCGATCGCTACGTCACCAATAAAAAGATCAATTTGGGGTTCTCCCGAAGTGGTTTGACTGGGCTGAAATCCTCGTAGAGTGTCGTTTCCAGTACGCCCCCAAATGATTTGTCCCGAATAAAAGCCTGCAGCGAAATCACTGTTAGGCGTGTATACTTGAAGCAAAGGTTGGTCTTCCACTTTGTTGCTCTCCAGTAATTAAGTTGGCAATAAGGATTGCTCCAAGTCGCCTTGGAGTACGATCGATTTGATTTCAATGCACACGAAGCTGTCAGAACTAATGGAAGTTCTACAACAGCATTGCAAGCACACTGTCCAGTTCATGTTGAACCGTGAGTTTTATCGCACGTATCACTGTAGGAGCACAGAAGGTGTTCCTCAATTTGGGGTCAAGACTGATTTAGGTCTCCATCGCTTGCGATGTGACGTCTGTGCGTAGCTATAAATGCAGCGTATATGCTTTAGAAACGCCACTAAGCACTAGGTGAATCATTCGAAACACATCCACTCTCATCCCAAGGTGCGCATTATCACAAGAGCATTTTGTGCTCTCTTTAGCTACGCTATTTGAGTGTTGTGCAGATGCTTATCCGTAGATGCTTATTTGATTAAACAGAGCAAGATTGAGTGCAGTTATTTAGAAATACCACGAAAGTAGCCTGGTTAAACATCCACTATCATCTCAGGAAGCCTGATAGGAACGCATTGTATTCCCTCTAGCCCCGCTATTTAAGTGCTGTGTAGATGTTTGTCTTACTGAATAGAGCAATCCTATTCAATGAAGTTACTCAAGTTAATAACTTAGCTACCTCCGAAAATCCTTCGTTGCTTGCATCTTGGCATTCGGTAGGTACAACTGTCCACATTTACGGAAGCCTTTACAAAAAAAATACACTCAAAGTCAGCTGAAGATCGCACATTTGTAGAAGAAAATCAGCCTAATAGCTGAGGAAATATAAGCTTTTCAGACTCAATTCCGGAAACAAATTGTATTTCTTCTATAACTTTTTACTTTTGAAGGGTAAGTAAAGATACGTAGAAGAACCTGAGTCTAGGGAAGCAGCCTATAGAAATACTACTTGGACGTAGCTCCTAGATCAGGATGAAATGTAGAAATTAAATTTCTCGTCGGGGTGCTGCCTCCTCTATCTCCTCTTTAGATTGTGATCTAGGAAGGTGACTACAGCAGGTTTGCCAGGATGTTAGTCAAAAATTGTGCAGTAGCGATCGTACCAAAACCACACTCCCGTCGAGAGGGAAACACAAGCCTGGTTAGTCACTTCACTGCTTGACATATTACTGTCAGCCCAGAAGTATCCTGTTCCAGTCACATAGACCAATCCATAGGTCGGTTGTTCACCGTTTGACAAATCCTGTCGCATAAAGAGATACGTTTCACTGGGAATGTATGCTCTTGTCCAGTTGGCTTGACATGATGGTGAATACATCCTCTGAATAATGATTTCTTGAGGTTGCTCAGAATCTTGCCGACGATAAACGGATTTCCTGATCTCTTCATCAACGACAGCATCTTGATCACACCGAAATTCAACCGGATTTCTGTCAGTACAACTAGCACCCCTACATTGTGGATCGTCTGCTAGCGTTTCTTCTGCTGAGCTAAAACTTAAACCAATACTTAACGCTGCGAGCAGTCCAATTGAGCAAAATTGTGAGTACTTCATTGTCCTGTCCTAGTGGTTAATGATTGAGAATAGCAGTTATCCTTTGGTAGTTAGTTCACTTTCTATTTCAGTACACCCTGATCTTACAGACAACATTGTTGCTCACGACTATCAGACAAGTATCAAGCAGTATTGCTTCTTATAGACAAAGATTCATGTGGTTCTTTCAAGTAGATGATCGCCAACGCGCAAGGTATTTGCCATTGTGGTGAGCGAAGGGTTGACGGCAGCACTTGAAGGGAAAACCTACTGTCTACAATATAAAGATTATCTACATCATCTACATCATGCGATCGACAGTTTATATCAAGTACTGAAGTGCTGGGATCTGTTCTAAAATGATAACTGCCACATTGATGAGCAATCTCATTCAAGGATGTCTTAAATATAAGACATGTTATCAGTGAGCCAATATCTTTACGGCATTCAATTGACTTCATTACCTGTTTCCAATGTCTAATGAGCCGATTAAATGCTTCAACGTCATTACTGTTATATCTAATCTTAATCTGATTACGTTCAATTGTCACATGGTTTTTATATCTGGAAGATCTTCCGCAGTTAGTAGCCGTGTCATAGAATATCGAGCAATGTATTCGTATACGATAGGTGGTACACAGAATGGTTCACTGGCAGCAAGCCGTTCTTGATTGACACTTCCAACTAGCTGCACGCTCCCCAGACATCACAGCCCAACAAGCTGCATGCTTGTGAGCCATATAGTTACACCCAACCCAGATGTATTCCGTCAAACAGGATAATCTATGTTTGATGATCAACAATTGAGAATATGAGTTGTCCTTCGGCAGCTAGTTCACCTTCTACTTCAGCGCGTCCCTGCATCTTACCGAAACGTCGTTGCTTAACAGAGAGCAATTCGACTGTCATCACTAACTGATCTCCCGGTACTACCGGGCGGCGAAATCGTACTTTATCAATTCCTGCAAATAGGAACAATCCGCCATCTGACTCTAGCATTTGAGTTAGCACAATACCACCCACCTGAGCCATTGCTTCAATAATCAACACTCCAGGCATAATGGGTTGTCCTGGGAAATGTCCCTGAAAATGAGGCTCATTGAAGCTCACATTTTTAATGCCAATGGCTCGTTCTCCAGGTACATAGCCCACAATGCGATCGACTAACGCAAATGGATAACGGTGAGGTAAAAGCTTTTGAATATCTTGAGTTGTGAAAATAGATTTGGGTTCTGTGAATGTAGTGACAGGAGATTGATGATTAAATGAATCTGATTCAGATTGATCAGACGAATTGACATCTAGAAGAGTAGGATTAGTCATGATTTAACTGTGTGTTTGAATGTTTACTTAGGAAGTGCGATCGCTCAAAAGACAAGATTAGTTTTCAAGTTTTTTAAAGGCAAGAGTTACATTGTGACCCCCAAAACCAAATGAATTAGAGAGCGCAACATCAACGGATTGAACACGGCTATGTTGAGGAACATAGTCTAGATCACACTCTGGATCAGGTGTGTCTAAGTTAATGGTAGGTGGAATATGATCTGTAGCGATCGCCATCGTTGTCGCTACAGCCTCAATGCCTCCGGCACCTCCTAAAAGATGACCCGTCATCGATTTAGTCGAACTAATCGCCACCCTAGACGCGTGTAATCCTAACGCGTGTTTAATTGCTGAAGTTTCGGTCACATCATTAGCAGAGGTGCTAGTGCCATGAGCATTAATGTAGCTGACCTGATTAGGGAATATGTCTGCATCTTTCAGTGCTAACTCTATTGCCCTAGCCGCTGATTTACCGCCAGGTACAG
This region includes:
- a CDS encoding SBBP repeat-containing protein, producing the protein MEDQPLLQVYTPNSDFAAGFYSGQIIWGRTGNDTLRGFQPSQTTSGEPQIDLFIGDVAIDDPLFRQWNDTFVLGDFTRGYYNNGTSTNFGLNDFGFIADFNPQLDSIELYGSANNYQILDLGIGSAILQQTQAGADVVSFLLGNTNLSLNESYFAFQGTTPPPGPGVPQAQQQGTSNFDIAATTATDSNGNVYIAGGTDDDDANNSRDAVISKYDSDGNLIWTQQFGTSQFETISGIETDAEGNFYVAGITGGDLARDKQAIDSEAFVAKYDSEGNQLWIQQFGQNSIFQTFGIDVDAEGNAYLTGIDVKPSETDIATDDFWVAKFDTDGNQVFFTETGSVDDAFDESYDVTVSNDGSVYTTGWTLGDLAGPNAGAYDTYISKFDNNGELEWIRQFGTSDYEWGWGVDTDSQGNVYTTGWTLGSLVEEGNAGSYDVFLTKYDSLGNQIWVRQFGTSGDDEGFDLFIDDSDNIFLTGYTTGGFVGGNAGSFDPWVAKYDIDGNQIWLQQFGTSAFDQAYAVTANGDDVYVTGITQGSLGGVNTGAVDTWSAKLDASTGALVDFGGSSLAANSSSGTALSVSNTNSNSQPITDQATIDFIKNFFKTFTTETLGLPENSGGPTGAGLEVLLRDPYGRPEPVPEPSMGIGLMAIATVTWISKRLRASSK
- a CDS encoding GMC oxidoreductase → MTIERNQIKIRYNSNDVEAFNRLIRHWKQVMKSIECRKDIGSLITCLIFKTSLNEIAHQCGSYHFRTDPSTSVLDINCRSHDVDDVDNLYIVDSRFSLQVLPSTLRSPQWQIPCALAIIYLKEPHESLSIRSNTA
- the fabZ gene encoding 3-hydroxyacyl-ACP dehydratase FabZ; the encoded protein is MTNPTLLDVNSSDQSESDSFNHQSPVTTFTEPKSIFTTQDIQKLLPHRYPFALVDRIVGYVPGERAIGIKNVSFNEPHFQGHFPGQPIMPGVLIIEAMAQVGGIVLTQMLESDGGLFLFAGIDKVRFRRPVVPGDQLVMTVELLSVKQRRFGKMQGRAEVEGELAAEGQLIFSIVDHQT